A window from Zingiber officinale cultivar Zhangliang chromosome 7A, Zo_v1.1, whole genome shotgun sequence encodes these proteins:
- the LOC121999689 gene encoding amino acid transporter AVT1H-like — MKAANCVICVEESKVCACASEANAKATSSFTHSVINMVGMLIGLGQLSAPYALENGGWSSALLLIGFGIMCAYTAHIIGRCLDDDGGGSKSYQDIGEQAFGSKGRIVASAFIYLEIFFALVSYTISLSDNLPLVLAGVHAHAPWLHLSTTQLLTATAVLVALPTLWLRDMSSISFLSLGGILMSLLMFATVAWVAAFGGVEGSHEIPALRVEMLPRISGLYMFSFAGHIVFPNIYTAMKDPSKFTKVSIASFAIVTLLYTALAFMGALLFGPAVRSQITLSMPPRLGATKVALWATVLTPMTKYALEFAPFATQLERRLPPSMSSRARRLLSGGVGSALLLLILALALVVPYFEDVLSLTGSLISVAISIIFPCAFYLRIYWARSSRASVAFHVGLIVFGAAIAGMGTVSSSQALIRSIRRGH; from the exons ATGAAGGCCGCGAACTGCGTGATTTGCGTGGAGGAGAGCAAAGTCTGTGCCTGTGCGAGTGAGGCAAATGCCAAGGCCACCAGCTCGTTCACGCATTCTGTCATCAACATGGTTGGCATGCTCATAG GGCTGGGGCAGTTGTCGGCTCCCTACGCACTGGAGAACGGAGGATGGAGCTCGGCGCTGCTGCTCATCGGCTTCGGAATCATGTGCGCGTACACCGCGCACATCATCGGCAGGTGCCTCGACGACGACGGCGGTGGCTCCAAGAGTTACCAAGACATCGGCGAGCAAGCGTTCGGATCCAAAGGCAGGATCGTAGCCTCTGCCTTCATCTACCTGGAGATCTTCTTCGCGCTCGTGTCCTACACCATCTCGCTCAGCGACAACCTGCCGCTGGTGCTCGCCGGCGTGCACGCGCACGCGCCGTGGCTCCACCTGTCGACTACGCAGCTTCTGACGGCGACGGCGGTGCTGGTGGCGCTGCCGACGCTGTGGTTGCGGGACATGTCGTCGATCTCGTTCCTCTCCTTGGGAGGGATCCTCATGTCTCTGCTTATGTTTGCGACGGTTGCGTGGGTGGCGGCGTTCGGCGGCGTGGAAGGGAGTCATGAGATTCCGGCGCTGAGGGTGGAGATGCTCCCGAGGATCTCGGGCTTGTACATGTTTAGCTTCGCCGGCCACATTGTGTTCCCCAATATCTACACCGCCATGAAAGACCCTTCCAAATTCACCAAG GTGTCCATTGCAAGCTTCGCCATTGTTACCTTGCTCTACACCGCACTAGCTTTCATGGGCGCGCTGCTCTTCGGCCCGGCGGTGAGGTCGCAAATCACGCTCAGCATGCCGCCGCGCCTCGGCGCCACCAAGGTGGCGCTTTGGGCCACCGTGCTGACCCCGATGACCAAGTACGCGCTGGAGTTCGCCCCCTTCGCCACCCAGCTGGAGCGTCGCTTGCCCCCTTCCATGTCCTCGCGCGCCAGAAGGCTCCTCAGCGGCGGCGTCGGGTCCGCCCTGCTGCTCCTCATCCTCGCCCTCGCCCTCGTCGTCCCCTACTTCGAGGACGTCCTCAGCCTCACTGGCTCCCTCATCAGCGTCGCCATCTCCATCATCTTCCCCTGCGCCTTCTACCTCAGGATATACTGGGCCCGCTCCTCGCGAGCCAGCGTCGCCTTCCACGTCGGGCTCATCGTGTTCGGGGCTGCGATTGCGGGGATGGGCACAGTCTCGTCCTCGCAAGCCCTGATTCGAAGCATTCGGAGAGGCCATTAA